Genomic segment of Candidatus Latescibacter sp.:
CGTCCGCAGGCGTTTTTGCTGCATCAGAACCGGCCGAACCCGTTCAACCCGAACACCTCTATTCAATACGACCTTCCGAAGGCAGGGAATGCACGGCTCGAAGTGTTCAACGAGCAGGGACAGCTTGTCGAGGTGCTGGCGGACGGATACACCCAGGCCGGCAGGCACATGGCTGTCTGGAATACCCAAAACCGGGCTTCCGGTACATATTTCTACCGTTTCCTTTACGGCGGATACAGCGAAACGAAGAAGATGCTCCTGCTGAAGTAATCAAATGGCGAAGAGCAATGACAAAAGGCATCCCGAACACGGATGCCTTTTTTTATGACGATTGATTTACTGCATTTCTTTATGGAACAGATGCCGAAACAAGTTCGGCATGACACGTGTCATCCTGAACTCGTTTCAGGATCTAAACACTCAAAACATGCGCAATTATTTATGTCGTCAAGTTGAGTTTCCTTAATCCCTCATCTTTTTAAACAGCGGCGTTGTTCCCCACCAGTGCATGAGGAGGGGAATAGCAAACAGGTTGACAAAAATGGCGAAGGTCAGACCGCCCATGATGGATATTGCCATGTTCTGGATAATCTGCGTTCCCGTTCCCAGCGCCAGCGCCACCGGCAGCAGGGCGAAGACATTAGCCATCATGGTCATGAAAATGGGCCGGAACCTGGTTTTTACCGCATTCAGGATGGCATCTTCTTCACGGTCGAAAGCCTTTCGCTGCATCAGGTAGTAATCAAATATGAGAATGTTATTGTTGATGACGATGCTGAGCACGATAAGCATGCCCATGAACGCGGTGATATCGAGCGGTTTGCCGGTCACCAAAAGCCCGGTGAAAACACCGAGAAGGGTGAGAACGAGGCCGATGAGGATAATAAACGCCAACCGCAGGCTCCCGAACTGGAACATGAGCGCAGTAAACATAATAAGAATGGATAAAAAAACCACCAGAACCATCTCCCGGAAGGAACTCTGCTGCTCACGGTAGAATCCGGCGATTTCCGGTGTGATGTCCTGCGGTAGATTGAGTTTTGTTAGAGCAGCGCGCACCCGCTCCACCGCAAGCGTCATGTCATTCCCCTTGAACCGCACCGCTATAATGGAAACCGGGGACAGATCATAGTGGGTGATTTCAGGGACATTCTCCGTAATTCCCACATCCGCCACATATCGCAAAGGAACCTGGCGTTGGTTTTTTGGGGAATAAACCGTCAGGGAATTCCGGAGATACTCGATGGGGTCCTTGTCAGGACTCTCCGTGATAACCCGCATACCGATAATTTTCTCACCTTTAATGACATCACCGATCACTGTTCCCCAGTACAGGGAGTTTATCTGCGCGGATAGAGCGTTGATGTCGATGCCGTAAAGGGCTTCGGCGTCAGATTTCAGCTTGACCCCTATGAACGGAGAGGCGTAAGTGGTTTTCAGATTTACCTCTTCCAGTTCTTTCACATCTCTCAGTGCATCACGAACTTTTTCGCCCCAGATGATCAGCTTGTCTGGGTCAGCGCCATAAAGGAGAACAGTGATGGGAGATTCCTCTCCCAAAATATCTCCCAACCGGTCCTCCAGTACCATAGGAATGTCAAATTCCAGAAAATTGGGATATCGGGCGCTGATACGGGCGTACAGGTCATCTCGTATCTCGTAAATGGATCGTTTTCTCTCCTTATTCATGGTAACCAGGAAATCAGCGATGTTGGCCTGTTCCGAGATGTGGCCGAGTGCGGTTCCGATCCGCAGTGTCCACCCTTTTACTTCCGGAACACTGTCTATGATCTTACCGATGTCCCGGAATTCACGGTGACTCTCTTCCAACGATGTCCCGACCGGGAGGGCGATATCGACCACAAAATTCCCTTCATCCCACTTCGGCAGGAAAGTAGCGGGCAGATTTTTGTAAAGGAGAAAACTGATCAGAAATCCGAACAGTACGATGGGCACCGATATCCAGCCCCTTTTGAAAGAGCGCTGCAAAAATCCGATATACCTTTCCGCGAGGGTATCAGACCAGCGGGTTTTCTCTTCGGACGGGGTCTCGGGAAGAGAGAGATAGGCGATTATAGGGGTCAGGAATATGGCGAGAATCTGGGAAATGATATAGGTGGATATGAGCACGAAAGCCAGTTGTTTGAAGAAGACGCCAACCACGCCGGACACCAGGAGCAGGGGAAGGAAAATAGAGATGGAGATCAGGGTAGCCACAGTCATGATGGGAAGAATTTCCCGAGAGCCCTCGATTACCGCCTCGAGCTTGTTCCCGGTTCTCCGGTAATGACGTTCGATGTTTTCGATGATAATCACCAGGTGATCAATAAGACCCCCCACGGCGGCGGCCATACCTCCCAGTGAGAAAATATTAAAATCGTACCGGGCGATTTTTATACCGATGATGGTCACAAGAAATACGATCGGAACGATGAAAATAAGGAACAGGGAAAGCTTTTTTTTCCGGAGAAAAAGGAACACGATGAGAGCAGCGATGAGCGTCCCGAGCAGAATGGCTTCCATGACACTGCGTATGGCCTCTCCGATAAAATCGGTTTCATCATAGTACTTCCTGATATGCATGTTCTGCCCGGAGAGGGTTTTGTTGAACTCGGCTATCTTCCTGTCAACTTCTTTCACTACCTCTCTGCTGTTGCCGTTCTGCTGCCGGATAATGTTGAACACCACCGAGTTCTTGAATCCGCTGGCGGCGGTCATGGCGGTCGTGGGAGCATGATCCTCTACGGTCAGGGCGATGTCGGAAAGGGAAACATATTGGCCGTTCGGCAAAGGTATCTTGAGGTTCGGAATATCATCGATGCTCTCGGGCTTTTGATAGAGGGAGACCACATACTGCTTCTTGTAATCCCGGATCAGTCCCAGAAAATCGATGGTATTCTGTTCTTTCAGAAACTGCTCGACAAAATCGATGGAAAGGTTGTAACTTTTAATCTTGTCATTGTTCAGGACAATCTTGTATTCGGTGTACTGGGGACCTCGAATTTCCACATTGTAGATTCCCTTGATGGAAAGCATTACGGGCCGGAGCTGGTAATACAATGTCTCGGTCAAGCGGTTGCGCGGCACGGTTTCCGAGCCGATGGCGTACATGGCTATGGGGAACCGTGAAGGAGTGGCCTGCAGGATCGAGACACGGGCTTCGGGAGGGATTTCGTTTTTTATCTCAGCCATCCGCGCCTGAACGAACTGATAAGCGAGGTAGGGATCGGTGCTCCAGTCGAAATAAACGTTTATTTCGACTGCGCCGACCGAAGTGTTGGAGATGACCCGTTCCACTCCCTGGATGGTCTTTATACTCTCTTCAGCGGGCTTGGTAACCTGGAAGAGCATCTGCTTGATGGGAGCATAGCCGTTTTCGATGGTTACCTGCACCCGGGGGAAGATGACATTTGGGAAAACCCCCTGGGTAAT
This window contains:
- a CDS encoding efflux RND transporter permease subunit, whose amino-acid sequence is MRDTFLLYLLKNKIAIFLLIFMLAAVGYHLSGGITQGVFPNVIFPRVQVTIENGYAPIKQMLFQVTKPAEESIKTIQGVERVISNTSVGAVEINVYFDWSTDPYLAYQFVQARMAEIKNEIPPEARVSILQATPSRFPIAMYAIGSETVPRNRLTETLYYQLRPVMLSIKGIYNVEIRGPQYTEYKIVLNNDKIKSYNLSIDFVEQFLKEQNTIDFLGLIRDYKKQYVVSLYQKPESIDDIPNLKIPLPNGQYVSLSDIALTVEDHAPTTAMTAASGFKNSVVFNIIRQQNGNSREVVKEVDRKIAEFNKTLSGQNMHIRKYYDETDFIGEAIRSVMEAILLGTLIAALIVFLFLRKKKLSLFLIFIVPIVFLVTIIGIKIARYDFNIFSLGGMAAAVGGLIDHLVIIIENIERHYRRTGNKLEAVIEGSREILPIMTVATLISISIFLPLLLVSGVVGVFFKQLAFVLISTYIISQILAIFLTPIIAYLSLPETPSEEKTRWSDTLAERYIGFLQRSFKRGWISVPIVLFGFLISFLLYKNLPATFLPKWDEGNFVVDIALPVGTSLEESHREFRDIGKIIDSVPEVKGWTLRIGTALGHISEQANIADFLVTMNKERKRSIYEIRDDLYARISARYPNFLEFDIPMVLEDRLGDILGEESPITVLLYGADPDKLIIWGEKVRDALRDVKELEEVNLKTTYASPFIGVKLKSDAEALYGIDINALSAQINSLYWGTVIGDVIKGEKIIGMRVITESPDKDPIEYLRNSLTVYSPKNQRQVPLRYVADVGITENVPEITHYDLSPVSIIAVRFKGNDMTLAVERVRAALTKLNLPQDITPEIAGFYREQQSSFREMVLVVFLSILIMFTALMFQFGSLRLAFIILIGLVLTLLGVFTGLLVTGKPLDITAFMGMLIVLSIVINNNILIFDYYLMQRKAFDREEDAILNAVKTRFRPIFMTMMANVFALLPVALALGTGTQIIQNMAISIMGGLTFAIFVNLFAIPLLMHWWGTTPLFKKMRD